The DNA segment CATAATAAGGAGGATGCTGCCTTCGTTTCCGAGAAAAGGGAAGAAAGGTACTATCGTAGACTTCTCTACCGGCGAAGAGATCGACAAAGACGAAGTTTTCATGGACGCCATGCTTGAGAAGATCTCGAAAGATGGTGAAGGTTCGCTGTCACGCCGAGAGCGTAAGAGGATGGAAAAGATATCTGAACGCAGATGAGTTCGGAGTAGGAATTTTTCACCACAGAGGACACGGAGGGCACAGAGAAAGAAAGCTGGCTGGGGGACTCTCCCCCAGACCCCCAAAGACATAAGAAAATCCTCGGAGGCCTAGGGGTAAAACCCCTAGCCCACCCGCCTTTTTCTCTGTATTCTCTGTGATTCAATACATCAGAGAACCATCCTTTTTATGCCGTTTTTAAGAAGCATTTCGTTGAAATTAATGAGAAGTCTTACTTTTTTCTTTGCGAGCTTCATATATGTCAACAGTTGTGCTTCGTGGATTGGTTTTATTGTTTCCACAGCCTTCAATTCAACGATAACCTCATCTTCTATAATGAGATCGACGCGGAGTCCTGATGACAAGATATGGTTTTTATAATGGATAGGGCATTGTACTTGTCGTTGGAATGGTATTTTGCGACGATTAAGTTCGTATGCAAGGCATTCTTCGTATATCGTTTCGAGTAATCCAGGGCCAAGTTCTTTGTGGACATCGATTGCGGCGCCTATGATATCACGCGTTAGTGTTTCTTTGTTATAAAGTGTTGACGTCATGTTGTATGCCTTCTGTTGTTCTTTTTCCTTTTCAGTGGGGGTCTGGGGGACTCCCCCAGCCAGTCCTATTTCCTCTCTGTGTTCTCTGTGTCCTCTGTGGTGAAAAATCCTATTTCGAGGTTCGAGCTTTTTTGAAGAAATCGACCATGAGGGCGGCGGATTCGTCTGCGAGGACTCCCGAGCGTATTTTTATGGTATGCATTGGGTGTTTTTCTTTGAAGATATCGACGAAGCTGCCGTTTGCGCCGTGTCTGATGTCGGGAGCACCCCATACTAGCGTTCCTACGCGAGCGAGGAGCATCGCCCCGGCACACATTATACAAGGTTCTAGCGTACAATACAGTGTTGTATCGTTGAGTCTCCAGTTTTCTATCACCGATGCTCCTGCTGTGATACATAGCATCTCGGCGTGTGCGGTAGCATCGTGGAGCATCTCCACCTGGTTATGTCCCCGTGCTATGATTTTATTATCGTGGACAAGTACGGCACCTACGGGGACTTCTTCTGCTTTGAAAGCTTTGTTCGCCTCTTTTAGCGCTTCTCTCATGAATTTCTTGTCGAGGTCTGTATTTTCGTTCATATTTTCTCCTTTTTCTGTTATAATAGAGCAATGTCATATTTTTATGCAAAATCACCTATTTTTCATGTATCCCAAGGTATCCCTTGCTTACTTAATAGGTGCTATGGTATAATAGATGTACTTGCGAAATAAATGACAATGAACAACCAAAAAAAAGGGAGATCGCTTATAATGTCTCTGGATAAAGGAACAAAAGAAGAAATAACCAAGAAGTTTCAGTTGCACGAGAAAGATACTGGCTCGGCAGACGTTCAGATTGCTATTCTTACCGAAAGGATTACCGAACTTACGGAGCATCTGAAGCGTTCACCTAAAGATCATGCATCGCGTTTAGCTTTGCTGAAACTCGTCGGGCAGCGACGTAAGCTTCTCGACTACTTGAACTCTACCGACACCAAGCGGTATCAGGGGCTTATCGGGCGTCTGCAGCTTAGGAAGTAGAGCAAGATACGATAATAGGCGGCAATAGCCGCCTTTTTTTTTATTAACGGAGAATATCGAAGGCGGTAGCTATAGAATTCAGAGATAAATTTTTAATCTGCAGTTTTTAAAGGTTTCTTTCTGGCTTCTATCTATATCTTCTCTCGAAGATTCTCATATTATTTATTATTTTTACTTATGGAGTTCTATATGAAACGCAAGAGTATTTCCGTCACTATCGGCGGCAAAGAATTAACATTCGAAACAGGAAAAGTTGCAAAACAAGCTAATGGCGCTGTCCTTGTAAAAGTCGAAGACACCGTTGTCTTCAGCTCGGCATGTGCATCGAAAGAACCTAGTGAAGGCATAGACTTCCTACCGCTACGCGTCGACTACCAGGAGAAGTTTTCTTCTGCAGGAAAGTCTCTTGGTGGCTTTATGAAACGTGAAGGCCGTCCTTCGCAGAGAGAGATTTTGGTATCGCGTCTTACGGACCGTCCTTTACGTCCTTTATTCCCTAAAGGGTACCATAATGAGGTACAGCTTCTTACTTATGTATGGTCTTATGACACAGTAAATTCTACTGATGTCTTAGGAATCTGTGCAGCTTCTGCGGCGTTAACGATATCTGACATCCCTCTTCTTAAGCCTGTTGGTGCTGTTCGTGTTGGTCTTATCGACGGCGAATACCTTATAAACCCTTCTATCCAGCAGCAGAAAGAGTCTTCATTAGACCTCGTCCTTGCCGGAACTGAAGAAGGCATCCTTATGATCGAAGGTTTCTGTGACTTCCTCACTGAAGAGCAAGTTTTGGAAGCTCTTGATAAAGGTCACGAATCTATCAAGCTAATATGTCGTGCTCTTAAAGAGTGGCGCGAAGAGGTAGGCGTCCCTAAGGCTACTGCAACATTACGCGTCCTTCCTGAAGAGACTCTTGCTGCTGTAAGGTCTTCTGCTGGCGAAGAGATTGTCAAAGCTTCAGCGATCACCACCAAGCAAGAGCGTGACGAAGCGCTTTCTTCTTTGAAAGAGCGTATCATTGAAGAGCTTATCCCTGAAGGTGTCGAGTCCCCTGCTCATAACAAAGCTGACATCGGCAAAGCCTTCAAGCAGCTGACGGCGGAGAACATGCGTTCTTTGATCCTCGAAAAGGGTGTACGTCCTGACGGTCGTGGCACCAAAGACGTCAGATTCATTGACATCGAGACAAACTATCTTCCAAGGACTCATGGCAGCTGTCTTTTCACTCGTGGTGAGACACAAGCCGTAGCGGTATGTACTCTCGGTGGAGAGCGTATGGCTCAGCGTTTCGAAGACCTCGACCAGGACAGCCACTATAAGTTCTATCTACAGTATTTCTTCCCGCCTTTCTCCGTCGGAGAAGTAGGGCGTGCAGGTTTTGCCAGCCGTCGTGAGATAGGCCACGGCAAGCTTGCCGAGCGTGCTCTTTCTGCAGCGTTACCTTCTGATACTGACTTCCCTTATGTTATAAGGCTAGAGTCTAACATCACGGAGTCCAATGGTTCTTCGTCGATGGCGTCGGTATGTGGAAGTTGCCTTGCTATGATGAATGCTGGCGTACCGATAAAGCGTCCTGTCTCTGGTATTGCCATGGGACTAATCCTCGAAGGCGAGAAGTTTGCGGTGTTGTCCGACATTCTCGGCGCCGAAGATGCTTTAGGCGATATGGACTTTAAGATCACTGGCGACGGCGAAGGCATCACAGCGTTCCAGATGGACATAAAAATCGATGGCATCACCTATGACATCATGAAGGCAGCTCTAAACCAAGCTAAGGAAGGCCGCGTTCATATCCTTGGGAAGATGCTCGATGCGTGCCCTGCTTATAACAAAGAGCTTTCTAGCTACGCTCCACGTATTGAGATCATTGAGATCCCTCCTAAGAAGATCGGTACTGTAATAGGCCCTGGCGGCAAGCAGATACGCGCCATTGTTGAAGAGACTGGTGTTGAGATGAACATCGACGACGACGGCAAGGTAAGCATTTCCAGCAGCGACGCTGCTATGATGGAGAGGGCAAAAGAGATCGTCAAAGGTCTAATCGCCGAAGCCGAGATCGGAAAGACCTATGAAGGTCTTGTTAAGTCTACCGTAGACTTCGGTGCTTTCGTTGAGATCCTCCCAGGAAAAGAAGGGCTATGTCATATTTCCGAGCTTGACACGTCACGCGTCGACAAGGTTACCGACATCGTCAAGGAAGGCGACACTATCAGCGTCAAGGTTCTTGATGTCGACAACCGCTCTGGCAAGATAAAGCTCAGCAGAAAGGCGCTTCTTAAATAGTAGCTATTAGTTCAGAGTTCAGGGTTCATAGTTCGGAGTTCGGAGAAGGCATTCAAGGTCCTACTCCGAGCTCCGAACTTATTTGTTGCAAAAATGGTTTGGTTTTACTACACTGACTATCCATTTTATGCTACAACCATATACCTATTGTAATGACACGTATTTTTTCGACACTTATTTTTATTGCAGCGATCTTCGTCTCCGGAGGATTACATTCCCAACATCTTCAGCGTTATGACGACAAAGTCGTCGATGACATCGCCGTAGAATATCATGGCGACAAGGAAATATCCTTCGACGTACATGCTATAAAGGCGCGTATGCTAACGAAAGAAGGCTTGCCTTTTTCGCCGTTAGACTTCGACGCCGACCTCAAGACTCTCGCCGACGAATACGACCGTATCGAGCCTTCCATCGTCATCGATGATAGTGGCGACCTTGATATCACGCTGAGCATATGGCCACGACCTATTATCCGCACGATAACGTGGGAAGGTGTAAAGAGTATAAAGAAGTCACGTCTTGGTAAAGAGCTTGGCATAAAAGCCCTCAGCACTTACGACCGTGAAGCTTTCGGCAAGGCCTTCCACAAGCTCAAGCAGATATATACCAAGAAAGGCTTCTTCGAAGCCAAGCTATCGTATTCTCTCGACGTCGATGACGACACCAACGAAGTCGACATCACCATCGACGTCGACGAAGGACGCTCTGGAGTTATCAAGAGCATAACATTCCACGGTGTCTCTTCTGAAGAAGAAGGCGCCCTTCTCGATATGGTAGGAACCAAGAAGCACAATCTTTTTACCAGCTGGCTTTCGGGTCGTGGCACTTATAACGAAGACCTTGCTGAGGTCGACAGGCTTACCATCTACAGCTACTTCCAAAATCTCGGATATGCCGATGCTACTGTTGTTATAGATTTACAGGAGAGCAAGAACAAGCGCCTTATCTTCGACATCACCATCGACAAAGGCGAGGAATATACCTTTTCAAAGATAACATTCTCGGGGAATAACATCTTCGACGACGAAGCCATCGCCAAGATGCTTCCTATCGCTGAAGGCGACACATATTCTCCGAACAAAGTCCGCGAGACTGTCAGTATCCTGACCGAGGCTTATGGCCGTCACGGTTATATCGAATCTTATGCCGCTCCACAGCCGCGCCTCCATGAGAGCGCTTCGGAGTATTCCGTACACTTCACCATAGAAGAAGGGCTACAATACCGTATAGGGCTGATAAAGATCGCCGGCAATGACGTCACCAAGAACAAAGTCATCCTACACGAGACGCTTCTCACTCCTGGCGAGGTTTTCAATATCACAAAACTTGAGAAGACCGAAGAGCGCCTCCTTAATATAGGGTATTTCTCCAACGTAAACATATACCCTGCGAACCCCCATGATGAGAACCCCTTAGGGCCACAATACCGCGATGTGGTCATAGAAGTCGAAGAGAGCAGCACGGGAAGCATAAGTTTCGCTATGGGCTTCAGCACTGCCGACAGTTTATTCGTCGCTCTCGACGTTCTTGAAAAGAACTTCAACATCGACGGCCTTGCTAATATTTTCAGCAAAGACAGAGCGTCTCTCCGTGGTGGCGGGGAATACGCCCATGGAAAGGTCAATATCGGAAAAAAACAGAGATCGTATCTTCTTTCATGGACGAAGCCTTTCTTTATGGACACGGCATGGACTGTAGGCTTCGACGTTGCTAGGAGCAACAAAAGGTATTTTTCCGATGATTACGATATAGACGCTACGAGCTTCGGGGTGAACGCATACTATACAGTAAACCAATACCTTACCTTCGGCACCAACTACCGTTTGAAAGACACCGACGTTAAGGTCAAGAACAACGACATCGACAAAAATTCCGATGAATGGAGGGACCTTCTTCAGGGTGGTGTTACTTCTACCCTTGGCGGTCTTATGATCTACGACTCCACCAACAGCCCTTACAAGCCTACCAATGGTTTCAGGTCACGCCTTGCCGTCGACTATACAGGATTAGGCGGAAGTTATTCGTTCTGCACGATGAAATATGACAACAAGCTATACCATCCTCTTTGGCGTCGTGGTGTGATGAAATACAGGATGAACCTCAACTTCATCCAGCCTATCGGCACCAAAGGCAACGAGCTTCCTATTAGCGAGCGTCTTCTTCTTGGTGGCGAGGACAACATCCGCGGATACCGCGACTATTCCATAGGGCCTAAACGCAGCGGAGCCACTGCTCAGGGAGGTATCTCCCTTATGCTGCTGTCTTGCGAATACATGTATCCTGTCTTCGATAAGCTTGGCGTCTTCGCCTTCTTCGATGCTGGCGATGTCAGCGACAAAGAATACCATATAAGCACGCTAAGGACATCGTGTGGCGCAGGTTTTAATATCGCGCTATTCCCTGGAGCACCTACTATTTCTCTGGGCTATGGCATACCTTTAAACCCGAAAGAGAAGGCCGACGAACGCAGGTTCTTCTTAAACATCGGGGCACAATTTTAAACTAATATAGGACAACAACAAGGAGATTACATCCATGAAACATCTTATCGTTTTCACCCTTTTTATTATGATGATATGCTTAGGGTTCGCTCTAGAAGCCAACACAGCAGGAAACGCTTTCAGTGATATCGGCGTCGTAGACTTCAGGCTATGCATCGAGCATTCGAAGCTCGGCAAGCAGGGACAAGATACTTTCGACGAACTCAAGCAGCAGACGATATCTTCTTTAGAAGTCACTGAGAAAGAGATAAACGCCCTCGCTGACAACCTCAACGACGGCGACTACATCGACAGTCTGTCTCCTGAGACGCAGAAAGGTCTGGAAATGGAATTCAACGCCTTAAACGAGAAATTTTCTCGCGACCAGAATCAATACTACCAGATGCTCAACCAGGCGAACTACAAACTTATACAGACTACGCAAGAAAGCGTAAACCGTGCTGCTAAGAAGGTCGCTGCCGAAAGAAGCTTTAAAGTCGTCGTCAATGAAGACAGCTGTTTTTTCTTCTCGTCAGACCTTGACATCACGTCTCTAGTAATCGCCGAGATGGACAAAGACTTCGCTGAAATAAACGCAAGTTTTGAAGAAGAAACTGTTGAAGAATCATACATCGAAGATGTCAACGTTGAAGACATCGACGATAATAGTGCCGAAGACCTCGACAGCATCATCGAAGAAGCGCTTAAAATCAATGATCAGTGATCAATGATCAATGATCAATTCT comes from the Waddliaceae bacterium genome and includes:
- the rpsO gene encoding 30S ribosomal protein S15, yielding MSLDKGTKEEITKKFQLHEKDTGSADVQIAILTERITELTEHLKRSPKDHASRLALLKLVGQRRKLLDYLNSTDTKRYQGLIGRLQLRK
- a CDS encoding OmpH family outer membrane protein, with amino-acid sequence MKHLIVFTLFIMMICLGFALEANTAGNAFSDIGVVDFRLCIEHSKLGKQGQDTFDELKQQTISSLEVTEKEINALADNLNDGDYIDSLSPETQKGLEMEFNALNEKFSRDQNQYYQMLNQANYKLIQTTQESVNRAAKKVAAERSFKVVVNEDSCFFFSSDLDITSLVIAEMDKDFAEINASFEEETVEESYIEDVNVEDIDDNSAEDLDSIIEEALKINDQ
- the bamA gene encoding outer membrane protein assembly factor BamA — its product is MTRIFSTLIFIAAIFVSGGLHSQHLQRYDDKVVDDIAVEYHGDKEISFDVHAIKARMLTKEGLPFSPLDFDADLKTLADEYDRIEPSIVIDDSGDLDITLSIWPRPIIRTITWEGVKSIKKSRLGKELGIKALSTYDREAFGKAFHKLKQIYTKKGFFEAKLSYSLDVDDDTNEVDITIDVDEGRSGVIKSITFHGVSSEEEGALLDMVGTKKHNLFTSWLSGRGTYNEDLAEVDRLTIYSYFQNLGYADATVVIDLQESKNKRLIFDITIDKGEEYTFSKITFSGNNIFDDEAIAKMLPIAEGDTYSPNKVRETVSILTEAYGRHGYIESYAAPQPRLHESASEYSVHFTIEEGLQYRIGLIKIAGNDVTKNKVILHETLLTPGEVFNITKLEKTEERLLNIGYFSNVNIYPANPHDENPLGPQYRDVVIEVEESSTGSISFAMGFSTADSLFVALDVLEKNFNIDGLANIFSKDRASLRGGGEYAHGKVNIGKKQRSYLLSWTKPFFMDTAWTVGFDVARSNKRYFSDDYDIDATSFGVNAYYTVNQYLTFGTNYRLKDTDVKVKNNDIDKNSDEWRDLLQGGVTSTLGGLMIYDSTNSPYKPTNGFRSRLAVDYTGLGGSYSFCTMKYDNKLYHPLWRRGVMKYRMNLNFIQPIGTKGNELPISERLLLGGEDNIRGYRDYSIGPKRSGATAQGGISLMLLSCEYMYPVFDKLGVFAFFDAGDVSDKEYHISTLRTSCGAGFNIALFPGAPTISLGYGIPLNPKEKADERRFFLNIGAQF
- the tadA gene encoding tRNA adenosine(34) deaminase TadA — protein: MNENTDLDKKFMREALKEANKAFKAEEVPVGAVLVHDNKIIARGHNQVEMLHDATAHAEMLCITAGASVIENWRLNDTTLYCTLEPCIMCAGAMLLARVGTLVWGAPDIRHGANGSFVDIFKEKHPMHTIKIRSGVLADESAALMVDFFKKARTSK
- a CDS encoding GxxExxY protein, with the protein product MTSTLYNKETLTRDIIGAAIDVHKELGPGLLETIYEECLAYELNRRKIPFQRQVQCPIHYKNHILSSGLRVDLIIEDEVIVELKAVETIKPIHEAQLLTYMKLAKKKVRLLINFNEMLLKNGIKRMVL
- the pnp gene encoding polyribonucleotide nucleotidyltransferase — protein: MKRKSISVTIGGKELTFETGKVAKQANGAVLVKVEDTVVFSSACASKEPSEGIDFLPLRVDYQEKFSSAGKSLGGFMKREGRPSQREILVSRLTDRPLRPLFPKGYHNEVQLLTYVWSYDTVNSTDVLGICAASAALTISDIPLLKPVGAVRVGLIDGEYLINPSIQQQKESSLDLVLAGTEEGILMIEGFCDFLTEEQVLEALDKGHESIKLICRALKEWREEVGVPKATATLRVLPEETLAAVRSSAGEEIVKASAITTKQERDEALSSLKERIIEELIPEGVESPAHNKADIGKAFKQLTAENMRSLILEKGVRPDGRGTKDVRFIDIETNYLPRTHGSCLFTRGETQAVAVCTLGGERMAQRFEDLDQDSHYKFYLQYFFPPFSVGEVGRAGFASRREIGHGKLAERALSAALPSDTDFPYVIRLESNITESNGSSSMASVCGSCLAMMNAGVPIKRPVSGIAMGLILEGEKFAVLSDILGAEDALGDMDFKITGDGEGITAFQMDIKIDGITYDIMKAALNQAKEGRVHILGKMLDACPAYNKELSSYAPRIEIIEIPPKKIGTVIGPGGKQIRAIVEETGVEMNIDDDGKVSISSSDAAMMERAKEIVKGLIAEAEIGKTYEGLVKSTVDFGAFVEILPGKEGLCHISELDTSRVDKVTDIVKEGDTISVKVLDVDNRSGKIKLSRKALLK